The genomic window AGTACAACCATGCCTCAGACCTTCGTACAAAACAGTCGCCAGTTTCGGTAGAATTCATCAATTCAACCACATGCTTTGCCCAAAAATTATCAAGCAAACCCCAAACACATGCTGGTTAAGCATGGTTCCATTAACCAGGAGAGAACAATGCCTCAAAAATATCCGGTATCTCAATTCTGTAATTAATATCTCAGTAAGATCCCATTTTATTCTTCAACAAGTACGAAATTATCTGTCAAATAAATAGCAGAAACACTTTTGGTTATCAACCAAATGCAGAGAGCAAAGAGTCAAAAAACGAAAGGTTTCAAGTACTTGAATTGAAGCTAACTCAAGGATTCAAACATAAACAGGCGCATGGTAGGACACATTAAGAAATTAAGAAATTAAGAAATTACACCTAATAACTCCTGCCTCTTGTCAACACATTAAGAAATTAAGAAATTAAGAAATTACACCTAATAACTCCTGCCTCTTGTCAACACGTAAAAACTGAAACTACaggaaaagtaaaacaaaaaataaataaaccagcTAACCACAAAAACAGCCAGGTCAGAATTATCTTTACTATGGTCACAGCGTAAACAGGAATTGCAAACCATGTTTTGAATAGATAATATATCTATTAACTCAGAGGACAACATTCTCTGCTCACCTTTAGCATCATCTACCAATTTATACTGGTCTATNNNNNNNNNNNNNNNNNNNNNNNNNNNNNNNNNNNNNNNNNNNNNNNNNNNNNNNNNNNNNNNNNNNNNNNNNNNNNNNNNNNNNNNNNNNNNNNNNNNNNNNNNNNNNNNNNNNNNNNNNNNNNNNNNNNNNNNNCACTCTCCACTCTCACCAATAACTTAACAAAATCctgaaaaaactaaaaatatatagCAAATGAATGTAAAAACCAAACAGGTCCtaaatttcatttttcatttattAATATTAACAAACCAGCTTCACTCTATTCTGAAAGTAAATGGTAAAGAATGAGATAAGTTATGAATCGACCAGTCAGTGTTGACATAAATAAAAGGGAGGCACCACTTCGAAGGACAATAAATTTCATATACTTCAGGAAACATCAACATATCCTGGCCAAATACATCAATTGCAACTGATGTCAGATACGACCACAAAATCATCTCATAACTTTGTGAACCCATTTGATGCACAGGAGGGAAAGGCCATAAGAAATCATTACATAAGTCATGATGCAGACTACAGAATTGGAAGCATCAGGAAACAAATATGGGTTTATTGAAGATAATTCATTTACTATAGCAATATGAATGATCCTCTTTCTAACtattgacaaaaataataaatgcTCCATATAGCGATAATCAAACAGACACAGTTAAGGAAGCAAAGATTTCTATTAAGTGGCTAATTGGGATCATAAGTATCATGACTTATAATCATCTAGAGACCACAGTTATTAGAAAAACTGCATTAGGTCAAATTTTCCAACTGCATTTGGGTTTGGTTTGCCTCAAGATTCTCAAATCTCAGCAATGATTATCTTTTCAGGTACTAACGGATGGAGTGTTGACAATCATCTAAGTCACATACAGTCcaatttatttcaataaaatttcTTTCATTTGTACTAGGGTTGTGATTTCCTTTTGCCAATGAGTTTTAGTAACATCTAtcatttaattatttaagaatatgTTAATTTGTGTTATAATAAACTTAAAAGAAATTACAGTGTACAAACCTGTTGCCTAACATATGAGAGTTAACAGGAAACAGGATATTAACTGGAAAGTTATTGCAACAAAATTAAGGGTGCGAGTATCTAATGACCACGTTATAGTATTGGGTTTATACGTAATTCACCTTAAGACCAAGCTGGAGGAGTATGTTTGCAATTCACTCCtatatactatatagtatatacTACAATTCAATTTAGTCATAACGAGGAGAACACCTGCAATCTATGTCTTTTTGGGAAGAGGTTTCTTTATTGATAGAACGTTTTGAATTCTTTGTTTATAAACTTACTATATATTATAGATATTATACACAATAAATGTTTGATACAAATGCCTAAGGAATAAGGCTGACCATTTATTCATATGATGACTTTAAAACTAATTGCAAATCATGTATATTCAATTTCTTAATCCACATTTCCCCTAGACGTGCTAAGAGAGTTATGTCAGGTAGGCCACAAGGAAGAATAGATTTATGGCCTTTattgttattaacttattattaCTATTCCTATAACAGTAAAAACCATCTATTATGGAGCATGTTAAATAATTTTAATGGTCTTTGACTCTTTGTACGAAAAAATGAATTATCCTAGTGCATCcaccaaataaaaaattttgcacGAAGTATTGAAAAAGGTATTTTGCACACATGTTGCTCTTCTTGATAGAAAGTCATGATCATTCTACAAGGGAACATATCATCAACAAGCAAGCAAGTTGCATTAAACAAGTAATCAACATACAACCCACCATCTGAATGTGGGTGCAAGTGTGCAACAAAAGGAACCACTTATAGACTGTAATTCATTCCACCATGGTAACTATTTCTtccatttaaaaacacattctcataGTCCTAAAAACAGACACTAATTTAAACATTTCTATTTTACACGCAGATACATGATGTCTAAAGAAAACAGATAAATGCAAATATAATAACTAGGTAAACACCAATTCGCATGTTTCTTTATTTCTCCATTTACAATGTAAATGCAGTTTGCCTGTAGCACAGAGGACCCATATCCAAAAAATTTATATGAGCTTCAATGTAACTATAAAGTAGTCAAAGTGAATGCATCCACCAAAATTGAGTCATAAATCGACATCGTATATTGCTATCGTTGTTGCTGTGGCTAAATTTATGAGCTCCAATGAACTATACAGTAGTCAAAGTGAATACATCCATAATTTTGAGTCACAAATCGGTGGCTATGGCTCTTGCTTTCTCTATCGCTATTGCTATCATTATCACTATCCCTATCCATATCACCATTACTATTATGTAGTTATGTGGCAATTTTATCAGAATTCTATTCCTTATACTAATGGTTCAGTAGAAAGACCAAATTGAACTGAATTTAAACTGCAATTTTGGTTCagtttcttaaaataaaattgctTGAAGACAACCAAACTAGTTCTGAACTGGTTAAAAACCCAATGGCCAGTGGATCCTTAAATGCAAATGGTTCTTTGACGGGAAAGTTTCTCAAACACCACATGATCATTAAAGGATGTTGATCATTTGTACACTCCAACAACAGCTTGGTTTAATGGTTTCTTTTAACAACTTCAATCATAGGTACAATCAATTATAGACATACAGAGATCAGAAGCTATCAAGCTATGCTACATGTTAAATTGCAAAGCAACTAGGTGGAATActtgtttaactccaagagaacacAAAACAGGAAAATTGGGTATACTCATAAAATGTGCTCTTCAAGCATATGTTAGTTTAAAATCGAACAATTCAAAAGCGGGTGTTGTCATGGAAAAAATACCTATTCGCTCTTTTTGGATCACTCAACAGGAAGCATGCTGCAAATTTTCCCATCCTCCAAAATCTGATTAATTGCATTCTTAAGCCTATGATAATCCTCATCTGTGTTATAAATTTGACGAGATATCCTAACATAACCAGTTATAAACCCGTCCTTGTCCTTGGGATCCCTATCTTCATTCCTCAAAGCCTGGTAATATGTAGGAACCTCAATCCTGTGATACACCCTCAGGTGCGTCCTtaaactcatggcatcatcatCACTCGTCACACATAGCCTAGACGGCAATCCAACCATTATCATGCTTGCGCACATCTCTGGCGGCGACCCCAGCATTGTTCCCCATGATTCAGCCAGCATAGTCCCCATCTTCACAACCCCATCATGGTTCCTCTTCATGATCCCCTTAATACCACCTTCGAACCGGTTCACAAACTCCAAAATCGACGGCACCACGAGCTGGGGAGTATAGTCTCTGTTCCCAACCCAGGAGCTCTCTAACGCCAACCCTTTCCCATACTCTTGAGACACGACTGGGTGGTGCAAATCCACCAAACCTTTCGAATTCTTGCAGTGCAAGAAAGCCACAGCAGGCGGTGCAAAGAACCATTTATACAAATTGCTCACGTAGAAATCAGCATCAATTTCCTTCACGTCGACAGGCACGCTCCCTATGGAGTGGGCGCCATCCACGAAGACCTGGTCCACACCTTCCTCCCTGCAAACCCTAATCAATTCTCGAACGGGAAGAACAACCGAAGGCATCGAAGTTATGTGATCAATCATCGCAAACCTAACCCTTCCGCCATTAATCTTACCTCGCTCAAGCCCCTTCTTGAACTCCGCAATAATCTCCTCATCGCTGCGAACTGGAAAGGGAAGCCGAACCTCCACGACGGAGCCACCAGCGGGGCCGATGTATGCGCCGATGGATTTCTTCACCGCCGGGAACGCGCAGTGGAACATGATGACGGCGTCGTTCTTGCGGAAGCTTCCGTCAGCGAACTGGCGGCCGACCTGCTGGAGGACGATAGCGGCGGCGGTTGTAGCATTGTCGACGAGTGACACGTCATCGACGTCGTCGGCGTTGATTAAAGCCTTCACGGCGGCGCGTGACTCGAGGATCCCCTTTCGGAGCGAGTTGAAGAAAAATTCATCGGGTTGCTGCAGGAATCGGAGATGCCACGTGTTCTGGGCAGAGAGAACTGACCGCGGGCAGCTCCCAAAGCTGCCGTTGTTAATTCTGGCAAAGCCCTGTTGGTGGTGGGAGAACTCTTGCAGAATGTCGGGTTCAGAAATGGGTCGGGTCAGTCTGGGCTTCTTTAAGGGGCTTTGGTGGGCGTGGTCGTTTGCCTCTACGGCGCCGTTTCGAGGGTCTTCATCGTCGTCCTGAGGCATTGGTACTGGGTTTAGGGTAGGGTTATTGGAAAGTGTGATCATCGGTGATATTTTTAAAGCTAGGGCT from Arachis ipaensis cultivar K30076 chromosome B09, Araip1.1, whole genome shotgun sequence includes these protein-coding regions:
- the LOC107618418 gene encoding L-cysteine desulfhydrase, translating into MITLSNNPTLNPVPMPQDDDEDPRNGAVEANDHAHQSPLKKPRLTRPISEPDILQEFSHHQQGFARINNGSFGSCPRSVLSAQNTWHLRFLQQPDEFFFNSLRKGILESRAAVKALINADDVDDVSLVDNATTAAAIVLQQVGRQFADGSFRKNDAVIMFHCAFPAVKKSIGAYIGPAGGSVVEVRLPFPVRSDEEIIAEFKKGLERGKINGGRVRFAMIDHITSMPSVVLPVRELIRVCREEGVDQVFVDGAHSIGSVPVDVKEIDADFYVSNLYKWFFAPPAVAFLHCKNSKGLVDLHHPVVSQEYGKGLALESSWVGNRDYTPQLVVPSILEFVNRFEGGIKGIMKRNHDGVVKMGTMLAESWGTMLGSPPEMCASMIMVGLPSRLCVTSDDDAMSLRTHLRVYHRIEVPTYYQALRNEDRDPKDKDGFITGYVRISRQIYNTDEDYHRLKNAINQILEDGKICSMLPVE